In the genome of Dickeya fangzhongdai, one region contains:
- a CDS encoding alpha-E domain-containing protein, translating into MLSRTASELYWMARYLERAESFARVLDVTYKLSMMPRHNQQQHDLSLPLNLTFTHELFQQRYARFTMNNLLNFFALDSHNPSSIYSCIEMAWNNAHAVRGSLSSEVWECINTTRIDIRNLRQSGVDKIGIDAFFDWVKERAHLFRGAMFGTLLRNDAQCFIRIGTLIERAFATAQLLAVKDQQLNNDPDPVREYYRLDTLLRAVSAREAYHSIYRQPISRETVTELLVLRNDVPRSLHACVGDLVQQLEMIGSERARIPQRLAHLLHVELRFGSIDDVLADDLQHYLSRFLIKINGLADSIRHTYLEAL; encoded by the coding sequence ATGCTAAGCCGTACCGCCAGCGAACTGTACTGGATGGCCCGTTATCTGGAACGGGCGGAGAGTTTTGCCCGCGTGCTGGACGTCACCTACAAGCTGTCGATGATGCCGCGTCACAACCAGCAGCAGCATGACCTGTCGCTGCCGCTCAACCTGACGTTTACTCACGAGCTGTTTCAGCAGCGCTACGCCCGCTTCACCATGAACAACCTGCTGAACTTCTTTGCGCTGGACAGCCACAACCCCAGCAGCATCTACAGTTGCATCGAAATGGCGTGGAATAACGCCCACGCGGTGCGCGGCAGTCTGTCGTCCGAAGTGTGGGAATGCATCAACACCACCCGCATCGATATCCGTAATCTGCGGCAGTCCGGGGTGGACAAGATCGGCATCGACGCCTTTTTCGACTGGGTGAAAGAGCGTGCGCACCTGTTTCGCGGCGCCATGTTCGGCACCCTGCTGCGCAACGACGCCCAGTGTTTTATTCGCATAGGCACCCTGATCGAACGGGCGTTCGCTACCGCGCAATTGCTGGCGGTCAAGGATCAGCAGCTCAACAACGACCCGGACCCGGTGCGAGAATACTACCGGCTCGACACCCTGCTGCGCGCGGTGAGCGCCCGCGAGGCGTACCACAGTATTTATCGCCAACCCATCAGCCGGGAAACCGTCACCGAATTGCTGGTGCTGCGCAACGACGTGCCGCGCTCGCTGCACGCCTGCGTGGGCGATCTGGTGCAACAGCTGGAGATGATCGGCAGCGAGCGGGCGCGCATCCCGCAGCGGCTGGCCCACCTGCTGCACGTGGAGCTGCGCTTCGGCTCGATCGACGACGTACTGGCTGACGACCTGCAACATTACCTCAGTCGTTTCCTCATTAAAATCAATGGACTGGCTGACAGCATCCGTCATACCTATCTGGAGGCGCTATGA
- a CDS encoding circularly permuted type 2 ATP-grasp protein: MIKMTLPTAPYYDEMLSAEGGQRQHYDAYWQWLQQTDQHAIRQKKEQAELLFHRVGITFNVYGEEGGTERLIPFDSVPRIIPAHEWRMLDLGIRQRVKALNAFLYDIYHQQHILNAGIVPREQVLANEQYQPCMQGVDLHNNIYAHITGIDMVRNSDGHYYVLEDNLRTPSGVSYMLENRKMMMRLYPDLFASQHIAPVERYPSYLLQTLRESTHVDDPTVVVMTPGRFNSAYFEHSFLAQQMGVELVESADLFVKEGAVYMRTTEGPCRVDVIYRRIDDAFLDPLAFRADSMLGVPGLLSVYRAGGVVLANAIGTGVADDKSIYPYVPEMIRFYLSEEPILGNIPTWQCRKPDDLSYVLAHLDSMVVKEVHGAGGYGMLVGPKSTRQQIEDFRQRLLANPGNYIAQDTLALSTCPTFVEEGLAPRHIDLRPFVLYGEEIRLVPGGLTRVALTEGSLVVNSSQGGGTKDTWVMEEDESC, translated from the coding sequence ATGATAAAAATGACGCTTCCGACCGCGCCTTACTACGATGAGATGCTCAGCGCAGAAGGCGGGCAACGCCAGCACTACGACGCCTACTGGCAATGGTTGCAACAGACCGACCAGCACGCTATCCGCCAGAAGAAAGAACAGGCGGAACTGCTGTTCCACCGGGTGGGGATTACCTTTAACGTGTATGGCGAAGAAGGCGGTACCGAGCGCCTGATTCCTTTTGACAGCGTGCCGCGCATCATTCCGGCCCATGAATGGCGCATGCTTGACCTTGGCATCCGCCAGCGCGTCAAAGCCCTCAATGCTTTCCTCTACGACATCTACCATCAGCAACACATTCTCAACGCCGGCATCGTGCCCCGCGAACAGGTGCTCGCCAACGAGCAGTATCAGCCGTGCATGCAGGGCGTCGACTTGCACAACAATATCTACGCCCACATCACCGGCATCGACATGGTGCGCAACAGCGACGGCCACTATTACGTGCTGGAAGACAATCTGCGCACGCCATCCGGCGTGTCGTATATGCTGGAAAACCGCAAGATGATGATGCGGCTCTACCCGGACCTGTTCGCCAGCCAGCACATCGCGCCGGTGGAGCGTTACCCCAGCTACCTGTTGCAGACGCTGCGGGAAAGTACCCACGTCGACGACCCGACGGTGGTGGTAATGACGCCCGGCCGCTTCAACAGCGCCTATTTCGAGCACAGTTTCCTCGCCCAGCAAATGGGGGTGGAACTGGTGGAAAGCGCCGATCTGTTTGTCAAAGAAGGCGCGGTGTATATGCGCACCACCGAAGGCCCGTGCCGGGTGGATGTGATCTACCGCCGCATCGACGACGCCTTTCTTGACCCGCTGGCGTTCCGCGCCGATTCGATGCTCGGCGTGCCGGGGCTGCTGTCGGTGTACCGCGCCGGCGGCGTGGTGCTGGCGAACGCCATCGGCACCGGCGTGGCGGACGACAAATCCATCTACCCTTACGTGCCGGAGATGATCCGCTTTTACCTGTCCGAAGAGCCGATTCTCGGCAATATTCCCACCTGGCAGTGCCGCAAGCCCGACGATCTCAGCTACGTGCTGGCTCATCTGGACAGCATGGTAGTGAAAGAGGTTCACGGCGCGGGCGGCTACGGCATGCTGGTCGGCCCCAAATCCACCCGCCAGCAAATCGAGGATTTCCGTCAGCGATTGCTGGCTAACCCCGGCAACTATATTGCTCAGGACACGCTGGCGCTCTCCACCTGCCCGACGTTTGTCGAGGAAGGACTGGCGCCGCGCCACATCGACCTGCGCCCGTTCGTGCTGTACGGCGAGGAGATCCGGCTGGTGCCCGGCGGGCTGACCCGCGTGGCGCTGACCGAAGGCTCGCTGGTGGTGAACTCCTCGCAAGGAGGCGGCACCAAGGACACCTGGGTGATGGAGGAGGACGAATCATGCTAA
- a CDS encoding ParD-like family protein, translating into MAISIRLDEDFVTEVKVYAEASSRSVPKQIEHWARIGRIAEDNPDLTYEFIMETLLARSEAENGKVSRYVRRTKPSRD; encoded by the coding sequence ATGGCTATCAGCATTCGATTGGATGAAGATTTTGTCACCGAAGTAAAGGTGTATGCAGAAGCATCCAGCCGTAGTGTGCCCAAGCAGATAGAACACTGGGCCAGAATCGGCAGGATTGCTGAGGATAATCCCGATCTGACATACGAATTTATTATGGAAACTTTGCTCGCCCGAAGCGAAGCAGAGAATGGTAAGGTTTCTCGTTATGTCCGAAGAACAAAACCGAGCAGAGATTGA
- a CDS encoding type II toxin-antitoxin system RelE/ParE family toxin, whose translation MSEEQNRAEIEVYQTNRFEKALDKLPQQFRSVVEDEIDLIVENPELGELKKGDLSYLRVHKFKLNNQLILLGYSWNQNQLIIHLLSLGSHENFYQEQKRMRKSDLKLIR comes from the coding sequence ATGTCCGAAGAACAAAACCGAGCAGAGATTGAGGTTTATCAGACCAACCGGTTTGAAAAAGCATTGGACAAATTGCCGCAGCAGTTCAGATCCGTTGTTGAAGATGAGATTGATTTGATTGTTGAAAACCCTGAACTGGGTGAGCTCAAGAAAGGCGACTTGAGTTATTTAAGAGTTCATAAGTTCAAGCTGAACAACCAGTTAATATTGCTGGGATACAGTTGGAACCAGAACCAGCTTATCATCCACCTGTTAAGTTTGGGTTCTCATGAGAACTTTTATCAGGAACAGAAAAGGATGAGAAAGTCAGATTTAAAACTCATCAGGTAA
- the ridA gene encoding 2-iminobutanoate/2-iminopropanoate deaminase → MSRIISTEQAPAAIGPYVQGVDLGSMIITSGQIPVDPKTGLVPDDVTAQARQSLENVKAIVEAAGLKVGNIVKTTVFVKDLNDFATVNAAYEAFFTEHNAPFPARSCVEVARLPKDVKIEIEAIAVRG, encoded by the coding sequence ATGTCACGCATTATCAGTACGGAACAGGCTCCGGCCGCCATCGGCCCTTATGTTCAGGGTGTTGACCTGGGCAGCATGATCATCACCTCCGGTCAGATCCCGGTGGATCCGAAAACCGGTCTGGTGCCGGACGACGTCACCGCACAGGCCCGTCAGTCGCTGGAAAACGTGAAAGCCATCGTGGAAGCGGCCGGTCTGAAAGTGGGCAACATCGTCAAAACCACGGTGTTCGTGAAAGATCTGAACGACTTCGCCACGGTTAACGCTGCGTACGAAGCCTTCTTCACCGAGCACAACGCGCCGTTCCCGGCTCGCTCCTGCGTGGAAGTGGCCCGCCTGCCGAAAGATGTGAAAATCGAGATCGAAGCTATCGCGGTTCGGGGTTAA
- the pyrI gene encoding aspartate carbamoyltransferase regulatory subunit, which produces MTHDNKLQVEAIKRGTVIDHIPAQVGFKLLTLFKLTATDQRITIGLNLPSNHLGRKDLIKIENIFLTEEQANQLAMYAPQATVNQIDNYEVVRKLHPQLPSHIEGVLTCPNSNCISRSEPVNSSFGVKQRGDDVQLKCKYCEKEFERQAVLNSH; this is translated from the coding sequence ATGACTCACGACAACAAATTGCAGGTAGAAGCCATCAAACGCGGCACCGTGATCGACCATATTCCGGCGCAGGTGGGCTTCAAGTTACTGACACTGTTCAAACTGACCGCCACCGACCAGCGCATCACCATCGGCCTGAACCTGCCGTCCAACCATCTGGGCCGCAAGGATCTGATCAAGATCGAAAACATCTTCCTGACCGAAGAACAGGCCAACCAGCTGGCGATGTACGCGCCGCAGGCCACCGTTAACCAGATCGACAATTACGAAGTGGTGCGCAAGCTGCACCCGCAATTGCCGTCGCACATCGAAGGCGTACTGACCTGCCCCAACAGCAACTGCATCAGCCGCAGCGAGCCGGTCAACTCCTCCTTCGGCGTGAAACAGCGCGGCGACGACGTGCAACTGAAATGCAAATACTGCGAGAAAGAGTTTGAACGTCAGGCGGTGCTGAACAGCCACTGA
- the pyrB gene encoding aspartate carbamoyltransferase codes for MVNPLYKRHIISINDLSRDDLELTLKVAASLKARPQPELLKHKVIASCFFEASTRTRLSFETAIHRLGASVVGFADSNNTSLGKKGETLADTISVISNYVDAIVMRHPQEGAARLATEFSGGVPVFNAGDGANQHPSQTLLDLFTIQETQGRLNNINIAMVGDLKYGRTVHSLTQALAKFDGNRFYFISPDALAMPDYILNMLKEKDIPYSLHTSIEEVAPQLDILYMTRVQKERLDPSEYINIKSQFILRAADLSSARDNLKVLHPLPRIDEITTDVDSTPYAYYFQQAGNGIYARQALLALVLNSELVL; via the coding sequence ATGGTCAATCCGCTATATAAAAGACACATCATCTCAATCAACGATCTCAGCCGGGACGATCTGGAACTGACGCTCAAGGTGGCGGCCAGCCTGAAAGCCCGTCCGCAGCCGGAACTGCTGAAGCACAAAGTGATTGCCAGCTGTTTCTTTGAAGCCTCCACCCGTACCCGCCTGTCGTTTGAAACCGCCATTCACCGGCTGGGCGCGTCGGTGGTCGGGTTTGCCGACAGCAACAACACCTCGCTCGGCAAGAAAGGCGAAACCCTGGCGGACACCATTTCGGTCATCAGCAACTATGTGGACGCCATCGTGATGCGCCACCCGCAGGAAGGCGCGGCGCGACTGGCGACCGAGTTCTCCGGCGGCGTACCGGTGTTCAACGCTGGCGACGGCGCCAACCAGCACCCGTCCCAGACGCTGCTGGACCTGTTCACCATTCAGGAAACCCAGGGCCGTCTGAACAACATCAATATCGCCATGGTCGGCGACCTGAAGTACGGCCGCACCGTACACTCGCTGACTCAGGCGCTGGCCAAGTTCGACGGCAACCGCTTCTACTTCATCTCCCCGGACGCGCTGGCGATGCCGGATTACATCCTCAATATGCTGAAAGAGAAAGATATCCCCTACAGCCTGCACACCAGCATTGAGGAAGTGGCGCCGCAACTGGACATTCTGTACATGACTCGCGTGCAGAAAGAACGGCTGGACCCGTCGGAGTACATCAATATCAAGTCGCAGTTTATCCTGCGCGCCGCCGACCTCAGCAGCGCCCGCGACAATCTGAAAGTATTGCACCCGCTGCCGCGCATCGATGAAATCACCACCGACGTGGACAGCACCCCTTACGCCTACTACTTCCAGCAGGCGGGCAACGGTATTTACGCGCGCCAGGCTCTGCTGGCGCTGGTTCTGAACAGCGAACTGGTTCTGTGA